The region GATGTGGATATCATTACTGCTCCACGATCTACGGGTAGTGTGCTAAAACCTTTTTTATATGCAGCCATGCTGGACGAGGGCGAACTCTTGCCAGAGAGTTTGGTAAAAGACACGCCTACGGTTATCGATGGCTTTTCTACGGAGAATTACGATAAAAGATATACGGGTGCGATTCCCGCGTCTCAAGCTTTATCGAGGTCCTTAAATGTTCCTGCGGTGCGATTGTTGCGAGAGCATACGGTTCCTAAATTTTATAACAAATTGCAAGATTTAAAACTCACCCATATCAATCGTGGTGCGAGTACTTATGGACTGAGTTTGATCATCGGTGGTGGCGAGAGCAGCCTTTGGGACATGAGTCGCGCTTATCTAGGAATGGCCAAAACCTTAGAACTCTACACAAAAAATAGCAGTCAGTACGATCCAGAGGTCATGAATAGGTTGAGTTATTTGGATGATAATTCCGCTTTCGCGAAAGCGGAAAAAGAAACATCTCAGAAACACGTCAACTGGTCTTTAGAGTCATCCATCTACGGTGCAGGAAGTATTTACCACACTTTTGAAGCTATGAAAAAAGTCAACCGACCAGAAGGAGAAGAGATTTGGCACTTTTTCAATCCAGATCGAGAAATCGCTTGGAAAACAGGAACAAGTTTTGGAAACCGAGATGCCTGGGCGATAGGCGTGACTCCTAAATATATTATAGGCGTCTGGACAGGAAATGCTGATGGGGAAGGACGAGCTGATATGACAGGAATAGACAGCGCCGCGCCAGTACTTTTTGATTTGTTCAATAGATTGCCTACACAAAACTGGTTTGCCCCGCCTTATGATGACTTGATTCAGGTACCAACCTGTAAACAATCAGGCTATCTCGCAACCCCATTATGTGAATCTACAAGCCAAAATATTCCTGCAGTAGGAGAGAAGTTTGCCTCTTGTCCTTTTCATAAATCCATCAACTTAGACCCTACAAAAACCTATCAAGTAAATGCCGATTGTGAGCCTGCCTCGCAAATAGTAACCACCTCCTGGTTCACGTTGCCGCCGGTGATGTCTTATTACTATGCAAGGTCAAACCCTGCTTATAAAGCCTTACCCGACTACCGAGAAGACTGCGTTCCAGCCACAGAAGAGGTGATGCGATTTATACAACCCAAACACAATACCACCATCACGCTTACCAAAAATGTAGAAGGCGCGCAAAATAGCGCCATTTTTGAGATCGCTCATAAGAACAGTGATGCTCAGGTATTTTGGTATATGGATGAAGAGTTTTTAGGGACTACTAAAAACTTTCATGAACTTGCTATTACAGGTAAAAAAGGCAAGCGCCTGATTACCGCGGTGGATGAAGAGGGCAATGATGTGCGTATTTATGTGGTTTTTGATTGACGTTTAAAAATCAGTTGTACCTACCCACAGTGATCTTAAAGCAATTCCTTCTCCTCTAATTTCTTAGGACAAAATCACAGGCTGTGCAAAGCTATTTTTTCTTCTCAAAACGAAGTGCTCTCGAATTCTCGACGGCCTATTGTATTATTTAGCCCCAAAAAGCATCGGTTCCTCATTAATATTCATGAGGGTTTATAGAAAAATAAAAAGTAATTAACCTACCATATAGAATAAGGCTTTTCACTGATATAAGAATTGTAATACTGTTTATCCCCAGTGACTTCTTTGTCGATCCATTCTGGTTTTAAGAAGGGCTCTTCTTCTGATTGTAGTTCAATTTCGGCTAGTGTGAGGCCTTTATTCTCTCCGTGGAAAATGTCTATTTCCCAAAGATGATTTTCTATAATTACTTCATACCTTGTTTTATCGATCACGCCAGGTAAACATAATTGCAGTAATTGTTCCGCCTCCTGTGTGGTTATCTCTTTCTCCCATTCATAACGAGAGAGACCACTATCGTTAGACTTTCCTTTTATGGTTAGAAAACCTTGATCGCTTTTTATACGCACCCGTACCGTACGTTCTGGATCTGTACATATATAACCTTGCGTGATGCGTTTTCCTTCTATACCTTTTAGGAAATCGGTGTTTTTAAGTAGGAATTTGCGTTCTATTTCTGTCATTGGAGAATAAATTGTTATGCAAGATAGGATTTTGAGAAGATGACTTCCAGAAAATTCGGCAATATTAAACTCTAATTAATAGATCAAGCATGATCCAAGTTTATCTGGAATCTGCTGGCTACTATTTCAAACTCTATCTTTGGGTTATAGCATCGCGTCAAACCCTTTGCGTTTTGAAGTCTCGGCAAAGCCGAGAGGCTAAACTTTTATGCATTCCTCTCGTTCCGTAAACTCCAATCGTCGGATGCAAGCGTCTGAAGGGAAAGGCTTTTACTTTTTCCTATACAAGCTCTCTAATAATCAAATCTCTTTTCTAACAGACTTTCCAATGCCTTTTTAAAAAAGCTCGTTAGATTTGACATGCTAAGTATTCTTCTTGGCATTGTCTACATCTGATGGAGAAGTTTTCCCTTTTTGTCTGAATGGAGAAAGGAAAGGCTACATCCAGAAATCAATAAAACTTAAGGAAAGAAAAAGCAGCAGAGAACCTAAATTTGTGAGCCGATTTTTTAATTTTGCCTACTGCCTACTGCCTACTGCCTACTGCCTACTGCCTACTGCCTACTGCCTACTGCCTACTGCCTACTGCCTACTGCCTACTGCCTACTGCCTACTGCCTACTGCCTACTGCCTACTGCCTCATGCCTACTGCCTACTGCCTACTGCCTCATGCCTATCGGCAATTTTCTTCAACTCATCACTTTCTATTCTATTCTTATCACAACCGTTTATCGCTATATAAATTATAGCGCTCGCAATAGTTTCTGGCTCTATAGTTCTGTATTTTTTGAGAGCGCCGGACAATAACGGATCAATAAGTTTTTGAAATTTTTTCCACGCACTTTCAAATGCTCTTTTTTCATTGCGTTGACCTCCTATGAGTGCTGGCTGGACGAAATAGTTTTCTTCAAAACTCAAAGCCTCCAGGTCTCGTTCCATTTCTCCTTTGCCGCGATTATAAGAGATGTTGCTATCTGGGTTTGCACCTAAAGCAGAAATAGCAATTATTTTACGCACTCCGTTTTCTTTTGCTACTGTTGCCACTCCGAGCGGTAAATCATGTTCGATTTTGTAGTATTCTTCTTTGTTTGGAGTTTTGGCCTTCGTGGTTCCCGTGCATATAAAAAGGTGGTCCCCTTTTAAGAACTCCTTATAGGTGGAGGGATCAAATAAATCGGCTAGGTGATTATGATGTTTTGGGTTTTTGTTGTCGATACGCTTTCGCGAAAGCGTAACTACCTTAGCATACCTCTTATCTTCTAACAGTTGCGAGAGTAAGATGTTTCCTGTTAGGCCTGAGGCGCCTATAATGATAGCGGTAAATTCCATTTGTGGAAGTTTGTTAATAGTGAAGGTTATATTTCTTAAAGGTAGTAATTTTACGATATGCACGAACTGGCAGACAGGAAAATAATTCATGTAGATATGGATGCGTTTTATGCATCTGTAGAGCAACATGACAACCCAGACTTAAAGGGAAAACCTATTGCCGTAGGTGGAGGCAGTGATCGAGGTGTGGTCGCCGCAGCTAGTTACGAGGCACGTAAATACGGTGTGCGCAGTGCCATGCCTAGTGTGACGGCAAAAAGATTGTGTCCAGACCTTATTTTTGTAAAAAGCAGGTTTGACAGGTACCGAGAGGTGTCTGTACAGATAAGAGAGATTTTCCATGACTATACGGACCTGGTAGAACCTTTGTCGCTAGATGAAGCTTATCTGGACGTAACAGAAAACAAATATAATTTTCCCAGCGCGACCATTATTGCCTACGAGATCAGGAGGCGTATTTATGAAGTTACAGGAATTACAGCCAGCGCAGGAATATCAGTAAATAAATTCATCGCCAAAATAGCGAGCGATTACAACAAGCCTAATGGTCAGAAAACCGTTGTGCCAGAAGAAATCATTGAATTTCTGGAACAACTGGACATCCGTAAGTTTCATGGAATAGGTAAAGTCACTGCTGAGAAGATGTATCAATTTGGCATTTTTACTGGTTTTGATTTAAAACAGAAATCACTGGAGTTTCTGTCTGAAAATTTTGGAAAGAGCGGCACTCATTATTATAAAATCGTAAGAGGCATCC is a window of Nonlabens sp. MB-3u-79 DNA encoding:
- the pbpC gene encoding penicillin-binding protein 1C — translated: MKKFFYKHKIKLSILTLLLVWYALCLPDRLFDVPYSTVIESRDGRLLDAHIAKDEQWRFPAVDSVPYRYKQCVLQFEDAYFYDHPGFNPVAIGKALADNISAGKVVRGGSTITQQVIRLSRKKDRNYYEKLIELIWATRLELRLSKEEILELYASHAPYGGNVVGLDMAAWRYFGRKSHELSWAESATLAVLPNAPGLVYPGKRERLLKEKRDQVLLKLQEENIISPMDYELAISEQVPIQDFRLPQLAPHLLQRANKEYGTQKLRTSIDYEMQETVNRIVKNHHNLLQQNGVNNLAMLVLDVETQTVAAYVGNAPTSREHSKDVDIITAPRSTGSVLKPFLYAAMLDEGELLPESLVKDTPTVIDGFSTENYDKRYTGAIPASQALSRSLNVPAVRLLREHTVPKFYNKLQDLKLTHINRGASTYGLSLIIGGGESSLWDMSRAYLGMAKTLELYTKNSSQYDPEVMNRLSYLDDNSAFAKAEKETSQKHVNWSLESSIYGAGSIYHTFEAMKKVNRPEGEEIWHFFNPDREIAWKTGTSFGNRDAWAIGVTPKYIIGVWTGNADGEGRADMTGIDSAAPVLFDLFNRLPTQNWFAPPYDDLIQVPTCKQSGYLATPLCESTSQNIPAVGEKFASCPFHKSINLDPTKTYQVNADCEPASQIVTTSWFTLPPVMSYYYARSNPAYKALPDYREDCVPATEEVMRFIQPKHNTTITLTKNVEGAQNSAIFEIAHKNSDAQVFWYMDEEFLGTTKNFHELAITGKKGKRLITAVDEEGNDVRIYVVFD
- a CDS encoding CYTH domain-containing protein, which codes for MTEIERKFLLKNTDFLKGIEGKRITQGYICTDPERTVRVRIKSDQGFLTIKGKSNDSGLSRYEWEKEITTQEAEQLLQLCLPGVIDKTRYEVIIENHLWEIDIFHGENKGLTLAEIELQSEEEPFLKPEWIDKEVTGDKQYYNSYISEKPYSIW
- a CDS encoding NAD(P)H-binding protein, encoding MEFTAIIIGASGLTGNILLSQLLEDKRYAKVVTLSRKRIDNKNPKHHNHLADLFDPSTYKEFLKGDHLFICTGTTKAKTPNKEEYYKIEHDLPLGVATVAKENGVRKIIAISALGANPDSNISYNRGKGEMERDLEALSFEENYFVQPALIGGQRNEKRAFESAWKKFQKLIDPLLSGALKKYRTIEPETIASAIIYIAINGCDKNRIESDELKKIADRHEAVGSRQ
- the dinB gene encoding DNA polymerase IV — translated: MHELADRKIIHVDMDAFYASVEQHDNPDLKGKPIAVGGGSDRGVVAAASYEARKYGVRSAMPSVTAKRLCPDLIFVKSRFDRYREVSVQIREIFHDYTDLVEPLSLDEAYLDVTENKYNFPSATIIAYEIRRRIYEVTGITASAGISVNKFIAKIASDYNKPNGQKTVVPEEIIEFLEQLDIRKFHGIGKVTAEKMYQFGIFTGFDLKQKSLEFLSENFGKSGTHYYKIVRGIHKSPVKADRIRKSLGAERTFSENISSEIFMKERLIQIAEEIEKRISKSDVAGKTVTLKIKFRDFKTQTRSKTLPYFIRDKQTILNTAVELMEQESFRESVRLLGITLSNLNTAKEEEEDFVEVQLGFAF